The genome window CGAGCAGCTCGGCCATCGCTGCGCTCCCGTGCTCGAACTCGAGGCCGTCCGTGGTGACCTCGGTCAGCTCCAGGCCCTGGCTCGCGGCGCCTTCCGCGACGCCGCGGCGCCGGTCCGCGATCGGCTGGGCCGCGTCGGGCGGCGACACGTAGAAGACCCGGCGCACCCCGATCCCGGCCAGGTGCTCGACGGCGATGCGCCCGGCCTGCCGGTTGTCCATCAGCACCGAGCACCAGTCGCCCGGCTGGTCGTAGTTGATGACGACGATGGGGCGCACGTGGCCGCGGATGCGGTTGATCCCGTCGGTCGGGTCGCTCATCGCCGCGTACAGGATGCCGCTGGTGCGCTCCTCGGCGAAGAAGTCGAGGAACTGGTCCTGCTGGTCGGTGACCACCAGCGGGTCGAACGACTCGAACGCGTAGACGGCGTTCGCCAGCAGCAGGCTCAGCCCGCGCTGACCCGCGGTGATCTGCGCGCCGCGGGCCATGTCCACGAACAGCCGGTTGAGGATGTCCGGCACGATGAGCCCGATGCCGTCGCTCCTGCTGCGCTTGAGGTCGCGCGCGGCCGCGTTGCGGATGTAGCCGAGCGACTCGATCGCGGCGCGCACCCTGTCCCTGGTCGCCGGGGCGACGCGAGAGGGCTGGTTCATGACGTTGGAGACGGTGGCGAGCGACACCCCCGCCTTCTCGGCGACGGCCTGCATCGTGGGCAGCTTGTCACCCGTCATGGGCTGGGCGGCTCCTCGGTTCCGGTGGATCTGATCCGTCATCATCTCACGCGGGGCCGCCCGCGCCGGTGCGCTCAGGCCTCCTGCCTGGCGCGGAACGCCACCATGTTCATCCGGTTGCCGCAGCGCACGCTGCAGAAGCGCTTGGAGCCGTTGCGCGACAGGTCGAGGAGGAGGCCGTCGCAGTCGTCGGCCGCGCAGCTGCGCAGCCGGTCGTTCTCGTTCGAGCGGATCACGTCGACGAGCGCGAGCGCGATCTCGACCCGGATCCGCTCGGCCAGGGGCGCCTCCAGGGAGGTGGCGTGCAGGTGCCAGTCGAAGCCGTCGTGGCGCATCAGGTAGGGGGAGGCGTGGGCGTCGGCGAGCATGGCGTTCACCTCGGCCACTGCGGCGTCGCGCTCCATCGTCCAGGCCCTGCGCAGGCGGTCCCGGGTCTCGTGCACCTGCTGCAGCTCCGCCTCGTCGCCGTCGATGCGTCCCGAGTACTGGTTCTCGTGCAGCAGCGCGACGAGCTGGGTCGGGGTGGCGAGCTCGTCCTCCCCGCTGCGGGAGGCCGTGGGGACGGTGTTGCAGAGGACCACGGCGAACTGGAGAGCGTCCTCCGTGTCAGGGGCAAAATGCAAGTTGACTCCTTACCGCGCGGGGTACTAGCGTCAGGATCATAACCCACTACGGTCCTGACGCGGCTGCGATCCGCTGATCGGGCCGGACACCCCGCGCACGCAGTCAGGAGGCCTCCGATGGCACTGAGCCAGACGTCCAAGGGCCTCGCCGTCGCGGTCGTCGCCGCCGCATCGTTCGGGCTCTCGGGCGCGTTCATCAAGCCGCTCCTGGAGAGCGGCTGGTCGCCCGCCGCCGCGGTCACCGCGCGCGTGCTGATCGGCGGCGTCGTGCTGGCCCCGTTCGCGATCCTCGCGCTGCGCGGGCGGTGGGCCACGCTGTGGCGCGGGCGCTGGCGGCTGCTCGGGATGGCCCTGATCGGCGTCGCCGGGACGCAGGTGCTCTACTTCGCGGCGATCGAGCGCATCCCGGTCAGCACGGCCATCCTGATCGAGTACCTCGCACCCGTGGTGCTCGTCCTGTTCGTGTGGGCGCGCACCCGGCGCGCGCCGAAGGCGGTCGTGCTGGCCGGCTCCGCCGTCGCGATCGCCGGCCTCCTCCTGGTGGTGTCGCCGGGCGGCGGGAAGTCGCTCGACGTCGTCGGCGTCGCCCTCGCCGTGACGGCGATGCTCGGCTGCGCCGGCTACTACATCATCGCCGCGCGACCGGCCGACGGCCTCCCGCCGGTCGCACTCGCCGCGGGCGGCCTCCTCGCGGGCGGCGTCGCGCTGCTCGCCGTCAGCGCGACCGGCCTGCTCCCGTGGGTGGTGAGCACGCGGGACGTCCAGCTCTTCGGGCACCCGGCGCCGTGGTGGATACCGCTGGCCGTCGTCGGGGTGCTGGCGACGGCGCTCGCCTACGCGTCCGGCATCACCGCCGCCAACATGCTCGGCTCCCGGCTGGGGTCGTTCGCCGGGCTGCTGGAGGTCGTGGCCGCCACGTTCTACGCCTGGCTGCTGCTGGGGGAGTCGCTGAACGCCCTCCAGCTGCTCGGCGGCGCGCTCATCCTCGGCGGGATCGCTCTCGTGCGCGTGGACACCTCGGGTGACGCAGTGCGGGAGGCGCCGGCGCCGGAGGGTCGGCCGCAGCAGTCGGCCGCCCCGGACGAGGCCGCCGCTGTGCCCGGCGCCGGTCCGCTGGCCGCTTCCGGCGCCGCGACCGCGCCCGAGGTCCCGCTCGGCTGACTCGCGTCCGGCGCGCGCGTTCCCGCTAGGATGATCGCGCCCTGTTGCCACGAGGCAAACAGGGGCCGCGTGGCGAACAAGCGCCACGAGGCGAACAGGCGCCACGAGGCGAACGGATGCCCACGGGGCAGACGACCGAGCACACCGGACGACGGAGCGGGGGACGCATGGCGGCTACGCGTCGTGAGGTGGCCGAGGCCGCCGGCGTCTCCGTCCGGACCGTCTCGAACGTCGTCAACGGCTTCGACCACGTCGCGCCCGCGACCCGGGAGCGCGTGCTCGCCGTCATCCGGGAGCTCGAGTACCGGCCGAGTGAGCTCGCCCGCAGCCTCAAGGTCGGCCGGTCCGGTCTCATCGGGCTGATGCTCCCGGAGCTCGACACGGCCTACTTCGCCGAGCTCACCCGGGCGTTCGTCGAGGGCGGCGCCGAGCGCGGCCTCACGGTGGTGGTCGACCAGACCGACGGTGACCGCGAGCGCGAGCTCGCGCTGCTGCGGCGCACGGCCGGCGGCTCGCTCTTCGACGCGCTCGCGCTGAGCCCGCTGGCCCTGCGCGCCGAGGACCTGGACGCGCTCGCGGCCGGCCCCCTGGTGTTCCTCGGCGAGGACGAGTTCCCCGGCTTCGACAAGGTGATGATCGACAACTTCCGGGCCGCCCGGGAGGCCGTGGAGCATCTGCTGGCGCAGGGTCGCCGCCGGATCGCGGCGATCGGCGCCGAGGCGAGCCACCGCGCGTCGAGCTCCCAGCGCCTCGCGGGCTATCGGGCCGCGATCGCCGCCCACTCCGACCTCGGCCTCCCGGAGATCGTCGAGTACGTCGACGGCTTCCGCCGGCCGGAGGGTGCGGCGGCGATGCGGCGACTGCTCGACAGCGGGCAGCGGTTCGACGCGATCTTCTGCTTCTCCGACGCCCTCGCGCTCGGCGCGCTGCGCACGCTCCACGAGGCCGGGGTCGCGGTCCCGGACCAGGTCGCGGTCGTCGGCTGGGACGACATCGAGGACGGCCGCTTCTCGATCCCCTCCCTCACCACGGTGAGCCCGGACAAGCAGTGGCTGGCCGAGA of Leifsonia shinshuensis contains these proteins:
- a CDS encoding LacI family DNA-binding transcriptional regulator, whose protein sequence is MPTGQTTEHTGRRSGGRMAATRREVAEAAGVSVRTVSNVVNGFDHVAPATRERVLAVIRELEYRPSELARSLKVGRSGLIGLMLPELDTAYFAELTRAFVEGGAERGLTVVVDQTDGDRERELALLRRTAGGSLFDALALSPLALRAEDLDALAAGPLVFLGEDEFPGFDKVMIDNFRAAREAVEHLLAQGRRRIAAIGAEASHRASSSQRLAGYRAAIAAHSDLGLPEIVEYVDGFRRPEGAAAMRRLLDSGQRFDAIFCFSDALALGALRTLHEAGVAVPDQVAVVGWDDIEDGRFSIPSLTTVSPDKQWLAETALDRIVRRLAGEELAPEVLVGPHRLVVRESAPTLPGAEPAGSAAG
- a CDS encoding CGNR zinc finger domain-containing protein, whose translation is MHFAPDTEDALQFAVVLCNTVPTASRSGEDELATPTQLVALLHENQYSGRIDGDEAELQQVHETRDRLRRAWTMERDAAVAEVNAMLADAHASPYLMRHDGFDWHLHATSLEAPLAERIRVEIALALVDVIRSNENDRLRSCAADDCDGLLLDLSRNGSKRFCSVRCGNRMNMVAFRARQEA
- a CDS encoding EamA family transporter is translated as MALSQTSKGLAVAVVAAASFGLSGAFIKPLLESGWSPAAAVTARVLIGGVVLAPFAILALRGRWATLWRGRWRLLGMALIGVAGTQVLYFAAIERIPVSTAILIEYLAPVVLVLFVWARTRRAPKAVVLAGSAVAIAGLLLVVSPGGGKSLDVVGVALAVTAMLGCAGYYIIAARPADGLPPVALAAGGLLAGGVALLAVSATGLLPWVVSTRDVQLFGHPAPWWIPLAVVGVLATALAYASGITAANMLGSRLGSFAGLLEVVAATFYAWLLLGESLNALQLLGGALILGGIALVRVDTSGDAVREAPAPEGRPQQSAAPDEAAAVPGAGPLAASGAATAPEVPLG
- a CDS encoding LacI family DNA-binding transcriptional regulator; amino-acid sequence: MTGDKLPTMQAVAEKAGVSLATVSNVMNQPSRVAPATRDRVRAAIESLGYIRNAAARDLKRSRSDGIGLIVPDILNRLFVDMARGAQITAGQRGLSLLLANAVYAFESFDPLVVTDQQDQFLDFFAEERTSGILYAAMSDPTDGINRIRGHVRPIVVINYDQPGDWCSVLMDNRQAGRIAVEHLAGIGVRRVFYVSPPDAAQPIADRRRGVAEGAASQGLELTEVTTDGLEFEHGSAAMAELLAGRADGERIGFVGMTDALALGALGVLREHPELRIPEDVAVIGLDGTHDGARSDWVSLTSITLPGYRMGEEAIRLVLDEAQPGHRHERVILPVGMRLGASTLGSAATAGGADGTTP